One Nicotiana sylvestris chromosome 12, ASM39365v2, whole genome shotgun sequence genomic window carries:
- the LOC104217824 gene encoding UDP-glycosyltransferase 92A1-like — protein MEKKKGTILLFPFMAQGHIIPFLALAFGLEQKGYNIILVNTPLNIKKLKSSLTPNASISLVEIPFNSSELGLPPNTENTDSLPYKLWLHFITISSYLEPSFRKLLFDLVKGHDYEKPLCIISDMFFGWSANVAHELGLFHVIFSGASGFGLACFYSLWLNLPHKKTRNFAFTMPDFPEAGNIDVSQLSQSLLAADSTDPYTNFNRENFLNFLNSDGILFNTVEELDRLGLTYFRRKLGLPVWAIGPVLRPVTVSDKGKDSPEKCIKWLDQKEAKSVLYISFGSQNTISESQMMELAKALVDASGINFIWVVRPPLGFDINMEFRAEEWLPERFLQCISEDQNKGILVSKWAPQVEILAHKSVGAFLTHCGWSSVLESLGNGVPLLGWPISAEQFYNANLLEQDLGVCVEVTRGGNSEVKYEDVLEKIELIMGENDKGKEIRRQACEIKEILGNAIIDDEEADHQGSSVKAMEEFLNAAFSTK, from the coding sequence atggaaaagaaaaagggaacgATTCTTCTCTTCCCCTTCATGGCACAAGGCCACATTATACCCTTCTTAGCCTTGGCCTTCGGATTAGAACAAAAGGGTTACAACATAATCCTTGTGAACACACCTCTCAACATCAAGAAACTCAAGTCATCTCTCACTCCAAATGCCTCCATTTCCCTTGTTGAGATCCCTTTCAATAGCTCTGAACTTGGCTTACCTCCAAACACTGAAAATACGGATTCCCTTCCTTATAAACTCTGGTTACATTTCATCACAATCTCCTCTTATCTTGAGCCCTCATTCAGAAAGCTACTCTTTGATCTTGTTAAGGGTCATGATTATGAAAAACCACTTTGTATAATATCAGACATGTTTTTTGGATGGTCAGCCAATGTAGCTCATGAATTAGGACTATTCCATGTCATTTTCAGTGGGGCTTCTGGTTTTGGCTTGGCATGTTTCTACTCTTTGTGGCTTAATTTGCCTCATAAAAAAACAAGAAACTTTGCTTTTACTATGCCTGACTTTCCAGAAGCTGGAAATATTGATGTTAGTCAATTGAGCCAAAGTCTTTTAGCAGCTGATTCAACTGATCCTTACACTAATTTCAACAGGGAAAACTTTCTCAACTTTCTCAACTCTGATGGGATTCTTTTCAATACTGTCGAAGAGCTAGACAGGCTTGGATTAACATATTTTCGTCGTAAATTAGGCCTACCAGTTTGGGCAATTGGACCAGTACTTCGGCCCGTGACAGTGAGTGATAAAGGTAAAGATTCCCCAGAGAAATGCATCAAATGGCTTGACCAAAAAGAAGCAAAGTCAGTGCTTTACATTTCTTTTGGCTCCCAAAACACAATTTCAGAATCACAGATGATGGAACTGGCAAAAGCCTTAGTTGATGCCAGTGGAATAAACTTTATATGGGTTGTTAGACCTCCTTTGGGTTTTGACATAAACATGGAGTTTAGAGCAGAAGAATGGCTCCCAGAGAGGTTTCTTCAGTGCATTTCGGAGGATCAAAACAAGGGAATCCTAGTGTCAAAATGGGCTCCTCAGGTTGAAATCTTGGCCCACAAATCAGTTGGAGCATTCTTGACTCATTGCGGATGGAGTTCAGTGCTCGAATCACTTGGCAATGGAGTTCCGCTTCTTGGTTGGCCTATTTCAGCAGAGCAATTCTACAATGCAAACTTGTTAGAGCAAGATCTTGGTGTTTGTGTTGAGGTGACTAGAGGGGGTAATTCTGAGGTTAAGTACGAGGATGTATTAGAAAAGATTGAATTGATTATGGGGGAAAATGATAAAGGTAAAGAAATTAGAAGGCAAGCTTGTGAGATTAAAGAAATCCTAGGAAACGCTATTATAGATGATGAAGAAGCAGATCACCAAGGGTCTTCTGTGAAGGCAATGGAAGAGTTTCTTAATGCAGCTTTCTCCACTAAGTAG